A segment of the Panicum hallii strain FIL2 chromosome 1, PHallii_v3.1, whole genome shotgun sequence genome:
GAGGGGTGCATTGGGCGTTCGCGTCAGACAGCAGTCAGCAGGATTGGTCACAGCCCGGACAATGGCTATTCGCCGAAGTTCCACGTACGCCCAAGTGTGTGCGCGCCTGCGGGGTTTTGCTGCTTTGGATGCGCAGGCATGCTTGGGTGCGGCCGGCACCAGAGGGTTGGTTCCAGACTGGACACTGTTTTTCCACTGAATTTTGGCGCGTTCTTCGCGTTTCAATGGGCTCGGTTACTACTCGGTAGACTTGCAAGGGGTGTGCATGGGGTGCAAGGAGCCCGGGGTGCATGGGCACGTTGGTATCGTGCGTGGCGTGCACGTTCGGTGTGCGTTTTCTGGCTTGTACTAAAAGGATCAGCTTGTAGTACAGTCACATGGAAAAAAGATAATATCAAATTTTCTTTTGTTATAAGATGTTTTGGAGTTCGAACACCGGAACTTTTTTTATTGGATTTCACTTGTAGTATTACTTAAAGCTACCTGAATTGGTTATATAAAATTTTGTATCAGTGGATTTTGGACAAAGGCATAATGTCACATGAACAATGGTAAAAATTTATATCAGTGGATTTTAGACGAAGGCATAAATATCACACGAACAATGAAAGTAATCTCCCTTCGATAGTGTGAGAAGTGAGTAGCATACCTAAAAGAATATAGCTTAATTTGAATATTTTACGTCCTAAAGATCtaattcgaaaaaggggagaGAACTCACCATTTGGCATCCATTTAACATGAAATCAACCGGCGCAAGCAAAACCGCAAATGGCATTGATTATTGTTTGGTAGAGGATCAAAACTTATTTGGTCTGGCATCTTTGGCGCAAATACAAGGCATTAGTTGTGAATTTTGATGATCCCATATCAACCGGAGCAGATGGCCCCTAAAAAACAGGAAGCTATTTAAGCAGTCAAGGCTGCTAAATATCTCTGCTTCGATTTACATGAGCCGAGCACCAACAAAGCTCCCACTCACCGCGATTGAAGGTGTCAACCatggaaaagaaaaataaatctgcagaaaggaaaggaaaaatctgaaaagaaaaaaaaataaatacTAGGAGAGAAGCTGTCTGTTCCGCTATATTCTAACTTCCCCGCAGCTCTCTCGCTGGCTCACGCTCTCTCTCCTCACCATTTTTGCTCCTGCCGAGAGCTCCACGCGAGCTCTCCCCAAGCTCCGTCGCCATGGCGAAAAACACATGCAAGCTCTGCTCCCGCCGCTTCGCCAGCCCCCGTGCCCTTGCCGGACATATGCGCTCGCACTCCATCGCTGCAtcccaggcggcggcggcggcggcggccgtgaagCAGCAGATCTCCTCGGCGTCCTCCGCGGCgacctccatcgccgccgccgacgaggaCTCCGGCTTCAAGATGCCTGCTTCCACCTACGGGCTCCGGGAGAACCCAAAGCGCAGCCTTCGCGTCGCCGATGCCGCCTTCTCGGATCGCGAGAGCGAGGCCGAGTCCACCCCGCCGCACGCCAAGCGCgtgaacgccgccgccgccgcctggggCGAGGCGGAGCCGGTGAGCTCGCTCTCGGAGGTCGCCACCCCGGAGGAGGACGTGGCGCTGTCCCTGATGATGCTCTCCCGCGACTCCTGGCCGTCGGCCGCGGTCGACGAGGACGACTACTACGACTACGGGAGCGACGAGGGCTACGCGCCCCCTGCTCCcctcccgccggcgccggcccgtGCCCGGGCCCCGGCGGAGAAGCGGACGCAGTTCCCGTGCGTCGCGTGCAAGAAGGTGTTCCGCTCCTACCAGGCGCTGGGCGGGCACCGCGCCAGCAacgtgcgcggcggccggggcgggtGCTGCGCGCCCCCCGTGGCTCCCCCTCCTCTCCCGCAGCCCcagccgccggcgtcgccattCCCGGAGAACCACGACGGGGACGAGGACATGGACGCGAGGCAGCAGCCGCGCGAGTGCCCCCACTGCTACCGCGTGTTCGCCTCGGggcaggcgctgggcggccaCAAGCGGTCCCATGTGtgcggcgccgcggccgcggtgGCCGCGcaggcctccaccgccaccgccactgcagccgcctccgcccctcCGTCCCCGATCAACAGCCCCGGCATGATCGATCTGAACGTGGCGCCGCCGTCCGAGGAGGTGGAGCTCTCTGCCGTGTCAGATCCCCGCTTCAATCCGGGCGCTTGAAGCAGCCAGCAATCAGGCAGCAGGCGGATTAGCGCCGTCATTCTGGATAACTCCAATGCCGGAGGCGATTCGAGGTGAGCATCATCAGGGAGATAAATCCATGGAAACTAAAAAGTCACAAAAAAAATGGGAAAAAACAGAGGTGGAGAAAAAAGAAGCATCTTCTGTTGGTTATAATGGTAGCTTTGCTTCTACCCCTTTTTCTGTTTCATTGATTTGTACCTATTCACAATGCTCTGTCGTTGCTGTTAATTTCGTTTTCCGTTCGAGGCGACTGGGATtatgaaatatatatatatatatatatatagactaTTAGTATAAGCATCTAGCAGCAAAGCTCGCTCTGGTTCTTGGCATGTTGATCCATATCTAGCAATGGGGAAAGCCATAGCTTTCTGTTTGCATCCTCCGTGTGCTACATGCTCTGCCGAATATCCCAGGCACTCGCATTGAACGCTAGCTCCACCAGGAGCAAAAGCTTCATGGACTCGAGCAATGCGGTTACGCAGAGGAGAGGAGCAAGCAGCTCGCTTTTCCACTGGTGCAGTGCACAGCGTTGATTCCTGAAAGCCACACCGGCAATGGCTCGTACCACTGCCGCTGCACTGCAACTTTGTTTTGTTCTGCTGCCTGGCCCGCTGCCTTTCCTCTCCTTTTTGCCTTCTGGCTCGGCCGCAGCGCCCCTGCCACGCCACCTGCACGCGCCGTTCCTTCCACTGCCGGCATGAGCAGCGCCTCGTGCCCTGCCCCCCCTGCCTGCTTGGCTCCTTCCGTCGCAGCGGTGCCCGTTCCGCCCCGGCCGTCGCCACCCCCCCTCCCTCTCGCTGCCAGTGGGCCCGCCTCACGGTCGCCTCCTCGCCTAGCATCACGGCCGCATTGATTTCGTACGTAGACCAGACACGGATACGGTGCCCCGGTATAATAATACCACGAGCAGTATTCGCGTACGGCGACGCGACCATGATGATCCGCTGAGATATCAGCAGCCTGCAGCCAGCCCAGCCATCCTTCGCCGTGAAACGGCTCGCGGTTTTGTAGGACTCGCCCTCCACATTTGGAGGCCGGGCGGTTGGAGCCCCGCCccaccggcggcggccacgTGGCGCGCCCCCATCCGTTCCGTCCAGCCAGCGCGGGGGGCGGGATTGGATTTGGCAGGCCGGGGACGGTCATTATCCTGCGGGATTATTCCTTAACAGTTAACACGGGGGGATTAGCGCCAGGTTCGCTTGCGTTCCTGACGCCCGCGGGTGGGCCCGCGCCTGCCTTCCTGCCTGCCGTATCTGGGGGGATTCTGGGGAAGCTGGAAGGGGGCGCGCCGCCCGAGGCGGATCGCGCGCGCGGAGCGGTTGGTGCACGCGCGGCTGGGCGCGTCCGTGGGGGGGCGATGGGCGgatgacgcgcgggcccgggtcGCACCGGGTGGGCGCTGCCGAACTGGGCGGCGAGGGAGAGCGACCACCGGCCCCAGGGCCCCAGTGCGGGGTTCGGCGAGGAGGGGGACGTGGTGGGGGCGTGGGGCCGGAAAAAAGCGTGAGGGGTGTGGGGGCGCGCGTGACGTGGCGGCACGGTCATGGCCGTCAGATCGTGATTGGACGGGGCCGGCGATGGCGACCCCAGTCCCTGGGCTTTTGGGCCGTGTCCCTGTCAGCCTGTCGAGTCGGGAGTCGCCTGGTCGCCGTCCGTCCAGTCGCCGGTCGTGTGGACACGGACAGCGCTCTCCCCACACCGGCGCGGCCCGGTTCCTCACTGGTTACATACGCTCTCGACAGCAGCAATGCGAGCGTAGACAGTAGACTGCTGCACGAGTCGTGGCATTTGTTCATTTCAGGTTGAATCCCGGCAAATTTCCGGCGATTTTGTTGTTCTCGGAGACGACCCGTGCTCGGGACACGACAGTGTGGACGGGTCACGGTCCGTGACAGGGAAGGGAAGGAACCAGTGCTCCAGTATCGACGGTTTCACTTCTGCCCGGCCGTGTCTAGCGAATGCTCAGACCGTGCAAGGTGTGGTGTGGTTGCTGGGTGTCCTACCCCGGTAGTACTAGTATAGTAGCAGCATCAGTTGGAACTTTGGAAGCGCACGGCTTGGCCTGGTAGAGCTAACACCTAGCAACCTATCACCAACCTCTCTCTGTTCTTTTCTTTCACTAGTCCAGAAAATGTATCTGTAGTGTGTATGTAGCAGTGTAGGTGCTGGGCAGGTTCCATACACGCACGCGTGATTCGGCCGGTTTGTTTTTGTAAAGTTGGTCACACAGGTCGCGTGGCATCATGTGCCATGGCGCTAGTGGAGTCTGATGCATGGGTTAGTTCTTCCTGTGCTAGCATCTCTGCAAGGTTTTTACATGAGTTGCAGAGTGCACTGCTAGCTAGTATATGGAGTCGATGTACAGGTGCACTACAGTGCCCTGCAGGAAAAGAGAATCAAAAGTTGTAGCACGCAGTACTACTGGCACAGCGATTCTGAATTGGCTACGGCAATCTCTCATGAGCCATGAGGTGACTAGCTGGGTATGATGGATCATGGACGTGGCCATTAATGGGGTTTTCTTCTCCGTTGTGacggagcaggaggaggaggatcggAGGAGCACAGCTcatgttgctgctgctgttggctGCTCCTgcccgctcacgtggttggtgGCCTCTGCCACGAACAAGGGCAGCCGTGAAGGCTCGAAGGTCTCGTGGGCCGGGGAGCCACTGTGCATCGGTGACAGCGACCAGTACCTCGTCACGCTTTTGCCGTCTCCCTCTCGCCGCTGTTGGGACGCCCGGCCGGCAGGCACCGCACACACTACTACTAGTCTACTACCGCCCGTAGACCGTAGGCCCACAAGCTGACAAGCACACGCAGGTCCCTCTTTTTAACTCCTACTTAACTAACTACTAGTCCAATCTATCTCCATTAGCTTGGAGATGAGCTGCACGCTTTGCTCTCCGATTTTCATTTTCCCCAATTGTTCAAGCCTGATATTGTAAATTGTGCTTAAGATATTCTTCAGTGCGTACGCGGATATGAAGGTTGAATTTGTATACCATTTACTTTGGATTCCTAACATTATATATATAGTATTTATCTCCCCTTAATGCTAGGAATTACCCTCAACAGTGTAGTCAGTATACAGGCTGTAAATTAATCCTCTATGAGCGATCAAAGGTACTTATGATGGATAATAATACCTTCTTATAGATCCTCAATGCCATGAACATATATTGAGATGGTGATATTATCATGTGTAAAATATAACCGACACGCGGAAGGAAAATATTTGGCTGAGGTCAATCCTCCACGTACTAACTGCAACGGAAGGAGCCTTATGATTGTAGTCTAATGAATTTGTTATAATAATATGGTGTCTAAATCCGCATTTATCAAGATAAATTGCAATTCTATTTCATTGGTCATACATTTTAAATTATCTTGATAAGAGATTCAATTAGCTAATAATTAATATGGACATATAGTACTCAATGTTATAGTTCCCAAAACCAAATAATTCCATAAGATTGGATTTGATCCTTTATCCGGGATATTTTGCTCTAATTAAAATACAAGCAATAAATTTGGTAAAATTGTGGTACCTTAAGAGTAAAGTGAACAAGCATTTTAGAGTAACTACGTAATCCACTGAATggcttattttttaaaattttaagaTAATGTGATCTTAAAATCAATTTCCTTGTGACACATGAGGTGCACATAGAATCTGAGGATTACAAGAATGTATGCTATGACTAATAAAATTGATAATAATTTTTCTTATCATCCCTTATGCAGAATGACCAAGACTATCATGCCAAGTCTTCTATTAAGATTGAAAAATTATTTTGCACGTAACATGTAGTATTGGATTGATGTATGCATAATACACTCCAAATGCTATAAAAGATTTTTTATGTGTATTTAGTTTTTATATCCATTGTACCAAGCCATCGTACCAAGTTGAGTGCTATATTTCATCATCAATCTTAGTAATAGATTTCAATATGAAATCATATAAATGAATGTTGTGAAAATATATAGCGGTGATGCATGAGTGCATCCACGATTAATAACTGAATATCCATAACGAGAATATGATCTCCATGTTCATGTTAGCGGTGCAATACTCCACTAAACAAATTTCCTTTTCTATCTGGTTGGATCCCAAATGAACTTTAGTATGAATTTTAACTCATACAAGATATGAATATCATGTATAATTACATGATATGTATGATGGGCAATATACTACGCGTGTAGTATGATATTTAACTAATATTAATTCTAGTATAATATGAAAAATTTTTGGATCTCATTTGTTGAAGTGAGCTTCAGACTTATCCCCTTAAACTCGACTACCTCCAATGGATTGGAGGAATGATTCAACCAAATGTTTAATTCGGTATGCATGTAAGCTATACAACCACACCTTTGGGCAAATGTGAGGCTTGCCATTACTGACATATGATCATATGTGTTTTAGAGATCCGTTGCTTTGTAAATTACCATTTAACTTAAAATCATGATAGATAACTAAGTAAATAATTACTTATGTTTAGGCAATATTACATTCTTTGTTAGCAATTTCGATTGAAAATTGTAAAAGTTGATGGGCCCTATTCCTTTGAATACTCATCTTTCTATAAAAAAAATTGAGTAGTGGAACACA
Coding sequences within it:
- the LOC112877738 gene encoding zinc finger protein ZAT1-like, translated to MAKNTCKLCSRRFASPRALAGHMRSHSIAASQAAAAAAAVKQQISSASSAATSIAAADEDSGFKMPASTYGLRENPKRSLRVADAAFSDRESEAESTPPHAKRVNAAAAAWGEAEPVSSLSEVATPEEDVALSLMMLSRDSWPSAAVDEDDYYDYGSDEGYAPPAPLPPAPARARAPAEKRTQFPCVACKKVFRSYQALGGHRASNVRGGRGGCCAPPVAPPPLPQPQPPASPFPENHDGDEDMDARQQPRECPHCYRVFASGQALGGHKRSHVCGAAAAVAAQASTATATAAASAPPSPINSPGMIDLNVAPPSEEVELSAVSDPRFNPGA